GCAACAGCTGCAAGTCTAATTGAATGGATAAATGAAAGACGCGAAAATGAAATTGAAAACTATCTTAAAGTATATGCAGCAAGTACAAGACGCTCAAGCTATGAAGCATCAAATCTTGTGAAGTTCATGCGTGATATTTGTGATGTACTAGGATTTTATACTTATACAAATGATCTTGACATTCTTTCAGCACGACTTTATTATGGTGTTAAAAAAGAATTAATACCACTTGTAATGGGTGTTAAACGTCTAGGACGACAACGTGCAAGAAGTCTTGTTGATGTATTTGGTGATGATCTATCACATGTAAGTCATGATGAACTTACAAAGGTAGATGGAATTGGTGATAAAATAGCAACAAAAATTGTTGAATTCTACAAACAATAAGACAATATAATAAAAAAGGAGGAGGGTGTGTGTTATAAAACAAACAACATTAAAAGATAACTACTACTCTCCTTTTATTTTTGTTTTAAGTTTATTTATATTAAAAAAAAAGAAGAAAGAAAAAATTTTATAAAATTTTTTTTTATTTTTATGATAGGTGAAATAATTATGCAGAAAGTTTACAATAAAATGCCTCTTAACACATTAAATGAATTATTAAAAGAAGAAGTTAAAGATATATCTCTTGATGAGCTTCATGATTTATCAGTACATTTTAATGAAGAAACAAAATATCTTCCACGAGAATATAAAAAAGACTACACAGAATCAGTTATTAAAGTAATAGTAAGCAGATTTGCAACATTAAAAAGTAGTAGAGTAAAATATGAAGGAAAATTATCTGAAAAAGATGCAGAAAATATAAATGAACTACTTGAAAAATCAAATGATCGAATAGAATACATCTTAAACATAATAGCTATATATACAACATACCTACGTAAACGACCAATACATCTTCCTGGTACGGTATTTCCTGGTCTAGTTACAATTTATTCTGATGGTAAGGACTACTACTGTCCTGTTAAAAAGTTCCATGTTGATAATCCTAATGCAATATGTCGTTATTGTATCTCAAAAACAACAGACTAGAAAAATTGTAATAAAGTTTATATTAAATTAACTTACAACTAATAAAACAGTCAAAAAAAAAGGAAGAGTAAAAAAAAATTCCATATTTTTTTTATTCATAAAAAAAAATCAAATAAGAACTCAATCTAAAAAAAAAGGAAAATATAGTGGGGAATTCACTGATGCCAAAAAATAACATAATATTAGATCTAAAACAAAGAAAACGTCAAAAAGAACAAAAAGCTAAAGATGAAAAAAGAAAAATCGAACAATTAGCTAAAAGTAAAAAATACTCAACAGAAGTACTAGTAGCAAGCTCACCACTGGGTGAAGTATATCATGATCTTTTTAATAAAAAAGACCGTATGGATGCAAAAATGCAAAGTGATATTAATCGTACCACAAATGACATAGATACATTACTATATAAACTTAATAAAAAAATAGAAAACAAAACTAGTCTAGTTGACTATAAAATAAGTCAAAAAGAAGAACAAATTAAAGAAAGACTAAAATACTAAAAAAAAATATACTTAACCTTCCATCTTTTTTTTATATCTTTTTTTTAGATGAAAAAAAAATAATATTAAAAATTTTTTCTAATCTAATTTTAAAAAAAAAGTAGAATTTTAAGGTGGGAAATTATAAGACTAAAAATTAATAGTCTTATCCTCCTCCTACAGCATCATCACTTAATTCACTAGGCATTGCTTTATCTAGTTGATCTTTAAGTCTTTCTTCTGTATCAATTTCTGATTCATCACGTTCTTCTTCAATTTTCTTATACTTTTTATCTGTTACTTGAAGATAATCTGTATTATACCATAGACGTGTTAGTTCATCATATTGTAATAATACCCATGTTTCTCCATCTTTTTCTTCCATATCTAGAACTTCACCTATTGTTCCTGTGGTTGGATATATTACATATGTTCCTACTTTTATTTCGCGTCCCTGTTTATCTTTAACTACCATTATAACTTCATTCCTCCTAGCACATTTATTTACATATATTTTTTTATGTAGTGTATTGATATAAAATTAAAAATATTATTTTATTTTTTAGTATAATTTTATTTCTAGAATCTTTTCTATATTATTATCTGTTTTTGCTTCTCTTATTATTTTAGGATATTGTTGTGTTAGATCTATTATTGTTGATGGTGTATTATCAGCCATTACTCCTGTATCTATGTATGTTGTTATTTTATCTTTGAGTTGTCTTTGTATATCTATTATATTATCTGGTGTTGGCTTATGTGTTATATTTGCACTTGTTGTGGTTATTGGAAAATCTCGTGTTAGTTTATATGTTATTTGATTATCTGGTATTCTTATTCCAACAGTTGTCATGTGTGCTGTTATCATATCATTTATTATTGGTTTTTTATTAAGTAATATGGTGTAAGATCCTGGTAATAGTTTTTTTAGTATTTTATTTATCTTTGGATTTGTGTATGCTATTTCATCTATTTGTCGTCTGTTATGTACTATTATTGATAGTGGTTTATTTACTGATCTTTGTTTTACATAGAATGTTTTTCGTATTGCCTGAGCATTAAAGATATTTGCACCTATTCCATAGATTGTATCTGTTGGATATACAATTATTTTACCATCATGCATTTGTGTGATAATTTCATCTATCTGTGCATCTGTTGGATTTTCTATTATTTCTGCCATAAAATTCTCCTTTAACTTCCTTTAATTATTATTTTTTTTATAGAATAAATAAAAAAAAATGTGAGTTTCTAATATCCCTCTGAAAAATATATATTTGTATTTATAAGATTCTATTTTTTTATAACTAAAAAATATTTAATAGAATTTATTCTATGTTTTTTTTATCTTTTTTTCTAATAATTATTATATAATCAATATGTATAAATATATAAAATATGATAAATGATAAACTCAGACCACAAGCTAATGAAATCACAGCAATAATTGGTTCTAAACTTAATATTAATCCTGATATTATAACACTTCTTGGATTATTTATTAGTATTCTTGCTGGTGTATTTTTTGCATCAGGTAATCTTATTGCTGGTGTTATTTTTATCCTAATAAGTGGAGCATGTGATGTAATAGATGGATCTATAGCTCGTACTCATAATCGTAAAACACGCTTTGGCGGATTTTTAGACTCAGTATGTGACCGATTTGCAGATGCTGCTATTCTTATAGGATTAATTTATAGTGGTTATATTGATGCAATACTTGGAGCTCTTGCAATACATTCATCAATGACTGTAAGTTATGTTAGAGCACGTGCTGAAAATGAGAAAATAAGATGTAGTGTTGGTATTGCAGAACGTGCAGAACGTCTTCTTATCATCGTTATTGGTGCAACACTCGCATCACTCATGGGAGGATCACATAATATTATGTTTGCAGCAATAGCAATCCTCACAGTACTAAGCTATATAACAGTACTTCAGAGAGTATATCATACCTGGATTAATTTATACTAGAAAAAAAGATGATATATGTAGTGGAAATTATTTTTTTTTTTCATCTACCTACCACCTTTTTTTTATACTATTTTTAGTATAAATTAACACTCTTTAACTTTTTTTTTATTAAAAAAATTTTAATTATTCCTTTTTTTTAACAGCATAAATTTAATAATCAAACCATATTTTTTTTAAATTTCTTATTTTACTATTATATTATAAATTTACAAATAATAAAAAAAATAAACTATAATCATATTATATAAAATTATAACAAAAGGGGATTTTATTTTTATATGAAACCTGAAGAACGTATAGATAAAGATCTAAGAATATTTGAAGAAAACATACAACCTGTTGATGAACTTAACTTAACAGATAAAGAAGTACTTGTAAAAGATATGGCAAAACGCTACTATGAAGATACAAAGTATTACCTGAAAATTGGTGATTCACTCACATCTTTTGCATGTATAGCATATGCACATGGATTACTTGATTCAATAAGAATAATGTATAACCTAAATGAAGAATAAAAAAAAAGATAATTTTACACTTTATTTTTACTTAAAAAAAAATAGCATAGGAGATAAATTTTTGATGAAAACATATAACACAGCAATCATAGGAGCAGGAGCAAGTGGAATACTCTCAGCAATATATCTTAATGATCCTGAAAGCATACTTATTGAAAAAAACACAACAATTGGTAAAAAAATTCTAATAACAGGTGGAGGACGATGTAATATAACTAATACCTCACCACTTCAAGAATATATCAAAAAATATCAATACACAGGAAACTTCTATCGAAGTGCATTTAAAACATTCTTCTATGAAGATATAATACAACTATTAAATGATAATGGATGTACAACCAAAATTGAAGATAAAGTAAAAATCTTCCCAACAACAGATAAAGCAAAAACAGTACATGACACACTAGATAAAATACTAGAAACTAAAACACCACAATTACTTAATGCAAATGTAACAGATATTATACAAAATCATGATAAAACATTTACAATAACAATCAATAACAACAAGAAAATAAAAGCACATAATGTTATTTTAGCAACAGGATCAGATGCATACCCACAAACCGGATCAAATGGAGATGGACTACGTTTTGCAATAAAACTAGGACATAGCAAACCTGAAATAAAACTTGCAGGTCTTGCTCCCATAAATTTCAAAGAAACATGGATAAACAAACTAGCTGGAATATCATTAGATGCAAAAATAGACTTTAAAGTAGGAAAAAAAAGCCTCATAAAAATAGAAGGTTCAATACTCTTCACACACAATGGACTATCAGGTAATGAAATATATGATGCAAGTAGCTATGTTGACATACAACTAAAAAATGGAAAAACAATAATAGCACATGTTGATTTTATACCAGACATATCATATGATGAACTACTATCTAAAATGCAAAAAGACTTTGATGAACATCCAAACTGGGGAATAAAACGATATATTCATGAATTTTTACCAGGAAAAATGACATCAGTATTTTTAGAACATATGCAAATAGATGAAACCACAATACTAAATCAAATAACACGAAAACAAAGAAATAAACTATGTGAGGAGCTTAAAAATAACCAATTAACAGTAAAAGAAATACCAGAAAACCTTGCCTTAGTACGAAATAGTGGAATAAAACAAAAAGAAATAGATCCAAACACTTGTGAATCAAAAATAGTTAAAAACCTCTACATAGTAGGAGAACTAATTGAAGGAAGTGGAATGTGTGGAGGCTTTAATCTACAAAAAGCATACTCAACAGGAGTACTAGCAGCAGAATCAATAAAAAAACAACAGGAGTATTAAGTAATTGATAAAAATAAGCTATGAAAGATCTGACTATCAACAAGATATGATAGATAATATAAAACTACTAGATAACGTAGTAGAGCTAGGATGTCATATAGGAACATCAACTAAGATAATATCAAATCTTGCACAAGATGGTAGTGTGTATGCATATGATAATAGTCCTGAAAGTATACAAGCTATGAATAAACTTAATATAGAATATAAAAATATCATATTTAAAAAAGCAGATGTACGTGATAAACAAGTAATATATGATCAAGCATCAAAAGATGATAAAATAGATGTATTATGTGTAGATCTTGGAGGAGGATATCATCCTGATACTGTATTTAAGGTATTTTCATGTGGTCATCAATACTAAAACCACGCCTTAGTCTAATACGAAATAGAGGATTAATGGATTTTGTTAACTCATCAACCACAGATGATAATATAACATCAGATGAAGGATATCTTACATCATCAGCACATGCAATTACACCAAAACAATTTAGATAAAAAAATAATATTATGATTATTTTTTTAATAGAGTAATAAAATTAAAATATTAACAAAAAAATAAATAATAAATATAATCTAGTCTATTTAATAAAAAAATAAATTTTTATTAAAAAATAATAAAAAAAATGTAAAATTTACAAAACAAGATACATTTTTTAATTTTTTTTCACTATAATAAAAAAAAAGAACAATATAAGATTAAATATAAAAAATGGGGAATTTAACAATGATAGGAAAACAAATTAGAATAGAACGTATAATAGACCGTAAAACAGGAAAATGTGTTATAGCACCACTAGATCATGGAATATCCGGTGGACCATTACCTGGAATAATAAACATGCCAAAAACAATCAACTCAATAGCAGAAGGTGGAGCAAACGCTGTATTAATGCATAAAGGAATGGTACAAAACGGACACAGAGGATACGGATCAGACATAGGATTAATCGTACACCTCTCAGCAAGTACAGATCTTAGTGTAGACCCATACCACAAAGTACAAGTAACAAGTGTGGAAAAAGCAATACAACTAGGAGCTGACGCTGTAAGTGTACATGTAAACATAGGATCTGAAAAAGAACCAGAAATGCTAGAAACAACCGGAAGAATAGCAGAAGAATGTGACGACTGGGGAATGCCACTACTTGCAATGATGTACCCACGAGGACCAAAAATAGAAAACGAACACGACCCAGATGTTGTAAAACTCTCAGCACGTGTAGGAGCAGAACTAGGTGCAGATATTGTAAAAACAAACTACACAGGAGATCCAGACACATTCAAAGAAGTAGTAGATGGATGCCCAGTACCAGTAATAATAGCAGGTGGACCAAAAATAGAAACAGAAAGACAACTCTTTGAAATGGTACATGATGCAATAAGTGTAGGTGGAGCAGGAGTAGCATTTGGACGTAACATATTCCAAGCAAAAGATCCATCAAAAATAACAAGAGCACTAGTAGAAGTAGTACATAACAAAGCAACACCAGATGAAGCACTAGAAATGCTAAAATAGATCTATTATCCTAAAAAATAAAAACTTTTTATATAAAAAAAAGATGGAGAGGTTAAAATATTATGAAATTTGCATGGATAAGACCAAATGGTACATGGAAAGACCGTAAAGATTCAATAACCGCTGCACTAGAAGCAGGATTTGATGAAATAGTAGACTTTGACAATGCTGAAACAATCAAAGAACTAGGAAATGTTAAAATCATCTCAGATAAAGAAGATGCAGACATAACACTTATAGGACTAGATAAAAAAATATCAATTGAAGATGTAAATCGTGAAAAACTAAAAGATAAAAAAGTAGCAGCATATGTTGAAATTAACAACAAAGAAGATGAAAAACTCGTATCAAAACTTGGAACTGTAGCTGACTATATCATCCTAAAAGGAAAAAACTGGAAAGTAATTCCACTTGAAAACATCATTGCAAGTCTTCAAAATCGTAACTCAAAAATCATGGTAGATGTAGCAAACTATGAAGAAGCAAAACTTGCACTTGAAACCATGGAACATGGATCAGATGGAGTACTTCTATCATCAAATGATGGAAATGAAATACGAAAACTAGGAGAACTTATCGAAAAAACAGCACAAGAAACATATGATCTTAAAAGTGCAACAGTAACAAAAATTGAATCTGTAGGAATAGGAGATCGTGTATGTGTAGATACATGTACAATGATGAATGTAGGTGAAGGAATACTAGTAGGATCATTTGCATCAGGACTATTTTTAATACACAGTGAAAGTCTAGAAAATGAATATGTAGCATCAAGACCATTTAGAGTAAATGCTGGAGCTGTACATGCATATGTAATGACACCAGGAAACAAAACACGCTACCTATCAGAACTAGAAGCAGGAGATGAAGTACTAACAGTAAATGCTGATGGTGTAGCTTCAACTGCTATTGTTGGTCGTTCTAAAATTGAAAAACGTCCACTTCTCATGATAGAAGCAGAATATGAAGGTATGAAAATAAGAACACTAGTACAAAATGCTGAAACAATACGTCTTGTAACAGATAAAAAAGAACCAATATCAGTATCCAAACTTAAAGTAGGAGACAAAGTACTAGCATATTTTAGTGAAGGAGCAAGACACTTCGGAATGGCAATCGAAGAGCAGATAATAGAAAAATAAGATATGGGAATAAAAACTTTAAAAATTCCCCCTTTTTTTATCCTTTTTTTAGAACTATTCTTTAATCATTTTTTTTATAAAACTTTCAAATCTCTTTTTTTAAAAGAAAATATTATTAAAAAATAAGAAATTCTTTCAATTAATAATATTTTTATACAAAAATAATTCATATCATAATTAATGAATTTAAAACTAGTACTAAATTATCTACAAATTATAATAAACTATAAATAATATAAGTTATTAACTTTTCAAGTAGATAGAAATAATCTATTAATAATTGGTAGATGGAGATTTCTCAATTAATTTATTGTTTTATCATCCTATATATTGAAAGCATGAATGATAAAAAACTTATGAGTAATCCCATAAGGATTTCAAAATCCATACGATCACCCCCTTTTTTTTACTTTTTTAAAAAAGTAAAATATTTTTTAAAAAAATTTCAATTATTAACCCCCTAAAATAAATTTTAGAAGACTATGAAAATTATTCATAACCTTTATTCATTTTAAATTAATTCTTTTTTTAGAGAAACCTCCACCTATTTCCAATTATTTATTTAATAATAGAAGCTATAATTAGAATGATATGAATAAAGATTTTTGAAATTTTCAAGTAAAAAAAAGGATATTTATAATATTCTCCTATTATAAATAGTTATATTCTCATTTCTATATAAATTTGTCTTATTTTTTCGATGAAACACATCTTAAGATTATTTTAACTAAATAATAAGTTATCTGTAAAAATATATTTTATTTTAAGTTTTTTAACTATTTTTTTTATTAGCCCTCTTTTTTTTAGTTTGAAAAAATTTATATGTATATCTTATTATGTTATGAAAAACAACATAGTATTATTTAATTTATATTAATGAAAAAAAAATGATAAGTTGGGCTGATATTTTATGCGAGCATTTCTAGCAATAGAACTTAATGATTATGTTGTAGATAAATTAGTTAAAACACAACAAAAACTTGATAATCCTGATTTTGGTAAAATTAAGATGGTTGAAAAACAAAATATGCATTTAACTGTTAAATTCTTTGGTGATATAGATAATACAAAGTTAAATCAGATTACACATTGTATTAATGATACTAAAGATGATTTTAAACCTTACACTGGTAAAGTTGTAGGTATTGGTGCTTTTGCTAATTTTCATAATCCACGTGTTATATGGACAACTCTTAAAGATAAAGAAGATATGACAACTAAACTTCTTAAGAATTTTGATATGGAATTTTCAAATCTGGGCTTTAAAAAAGAAAAAAGTTATAAACCTCACATAACACTTGGTCGTGTTAAAAATATTAAAGATAAGAAAATGTTATATGAAGCACTTGAGAGTGTAAAACGTGAATATTATGGTAAAGTAGATGTAAATAAGCTTGTTCTTAAATCAAGTACTCTTACACCATCAGGACCTATTTATGAAACAGTAGAAGAATTTAAACTATAAAACAAAAAAAATGGAGGAGGTTTTAGTATTATGCGTGTTATTGTTGGAATTACAGGAGCCAGTGGTGTAATTTATGGTATTCGTTTAATTGAAGAGTTAAATAAAAATAATATAGAAACTCATGTGATAATATCAGATGTAGCATGTGATATTATAGAATATGAAACTAGCTATACAATAGATTATATTAAAGAAATTTCAAGTTATACATATAATGAAAATGACTTATTTGCAATAATAAATAGTGGATCATTTAAAGTTGATGCAACAGTAATAATACCATGTAGTATGAAAACATTATCTGCTATTGCTAATGGTTATGGTGATAATGCAATAACCAGAGCATGTGATGTAACATTAAAAGAAAGACGTACACTCATAATATCACCACGTGAAACTCCACTAAGAACAATACATCTTGAAAATATGACAAATCTAAGCCGGGAAGGTGCAATAATACTACCAGCAATGCCAGGATTCTACCATAAACCAGAAAGTATTGAAGAACAAGTAGATTTTATTATTGGAAAAATACTTGACATACTAGATATTAATAACAACCTTTTTACTAAATGGAAACAATAAACAAATAATAACTAAAAAAAATAACTTTAAAGGAGTAGAATAAAAAATGTATTTTGATATAACACCAGATGCAGAATTTACCAAAACAGAAAAAGTACCAGGACCAACCAAAGAAGAAATCAGAGCACTTGTAATAAGTAAAATGAGACTCAGTGATAAAGATATAGTAGTAGATATTGGCTGTGGAACAGGAGGACTTACAGTTGAATTTGCAAAACGTGCAAAAAATGTATTTAGTGTAGATATTAATCCTGATGCAATAAAAACAACACGTACGAATCTTGAAAAACTAGGACTAGAAAACAAAGTAGAACTCATCCAAGAAGAAGGATTCCAAGCATTAGATCAGATAGATGACTTTACCCGAATTATGATTGGTGGAAGTAATGGAAATCTTGATAATATAATTGAAGAAGCATACATAAGACTACCTGTAGGAGGTCAAATTGTAATAACATCAATAGTACTTGAAACTGCAACAGATAGTGTACGAATGCTTAAAGATCTGGGAGCTGAACCTGAAGTTGTAAATCTCTGTGTATCAAAAGGAGTAATGCTAGAACGTGGAGTAATGATGAAAGCATTAAATCCAATAACAATCATAACAGCACGAAAACAATGAAAAAAATGAACATTAACTAATTCCCCACCTTTTTTTTACTTTTTTTATATAAAAAAAACTACATTTTTTCTAAAAAGAATTTACACTAAAAAAAAACTTTTGGGAGTGGATCATAATATATAATGAAATTCTAAAAACAATAAAACCATCAGATGAACAAAGACGTAAAATTGAAGAATTTAGCCAAACATTATCTAACATAATACTAGATTATGCAAAAGATAAAAATATAGATATAAACTGTCGTCTTGTAGGTTCAATGGCTAAAAAAACATCACTCATAAACAAAGCAGACATTGATATGTTTATGACATTTGATCTTAGCTTTAATGAAGAAGAACTTAAAAAATATGGTCTTGAATTTGGAAAACATTGTATTGAAACATTAAATGGAAAATCAGAACTACGCTTTGCATCACATCCATATATTACAGGATTTATTGATGGATATGAAATAGACTTTGTACCATGCTATCGTATAAAAGATTCATCTGAACTTAAATCAGCAGTAGATCGTACAATACTACACACAGATTATATACAATCACACCTTACAGATGAACAAGCAGATGAAGTACTACTACTTAAGAAATTTATGAGCTGTGTAAATACATATGGTGCAAACTATAAGGTAAGTGGATTTTCAGGATATCTATGTGAACTGTTAATACTTGAATATAAAACATTTGAAAACGTATTATATAATGCTGCAAATAATT
The window above is part of the Methanosphaera cuniculi genome. Proteins encoded here:
- a CDS encoding DUF2098 domain-containing protein; translated protein: MVVKDKQGREIKVGTYVIYPTTGTIGEVLDMEEKDGETWVLLQYDELTRLWYNTDYLQVTDKKYKKIEEERDESEIDTEERLKDQLDKAMPSELSDDAVGGG
- the pgsA gene encoding archaetidylinositol phosphate synthase is translated as MINDKLRPQANEITAIIGSKLNINPDIITLLGLFISILAGVFFASGNLIAGVIFILISGACDVIDGSIARTHNRKTRFGGFLDSVCDRFADAAILIGLIYSGYIDAILGALAIHSSMTVSYVRARAENEKIRCSVGIAERAERLLIIVIGATLASLMGGSHNIMFAAIAILTVLSYITVLQRVYHTWINLY
- a CDS encoding DUF2115 family protein → MQKVYNKMPLNTLNELLKEEVKDISLDELHDLSVHFNEETKYLPREYKKDYTESVIKVIVSRFATLKSSRVKYEGKLSEKDAENINELLEKSNDRIEYILNIIAIYTTYLRKRPIHLPGTVFPGLVTIYSDGKDYYCPVKKFHVDNPNAICRYCISKTTD
- the cbiT gene encoding precorrin-6Y C5,15-methyltransferase (decarboxylating) subunit CbiT, with amino-acid sequence MYFDITPDAEFTKTEKVPGPTKEEIRALVISKMRLSDKDIVVDIGCGTGGLTVEFAKRAKNVFSVDINPDAIKTTRTNLEKLGLENKVELIQEEGFQALDQIDDFTRIMIGGSNGNLDNIIEEAYIRLPVGGQIVITSIVLETATDSVRMLKDLGAEPEVVNLCVSKGVMLERGVMMKALNPITIITARKQ
- a CDS encoding class I SAM-dependent methyltransferase, with amino-acid sequence MIKISYERSDYQQDMIDNIKLLDNVVELGCHIGTSTKIISNLAQDGSVYAYDNSPESIQAMNKLNIEYKNIIFKKADVRDKQVIYDQASKDDKIDVLCVDLGGGYHPDTVFKVFSCGHQY
- a CDS encoding DUF357 domain-containing protein, whose translation is MKPEERIDKDLRIFEENIQPVDELNLTDKEVLVKDMAKRYYEDTKYYLKIGDSLTSFACIAYAHGLLDSIRIMYNLNEE
- the thpR gene encoding RNA 2',3'-cyclic phosphodiesterase, translated to MRAFLAIELNDYVVDKLVKTQQKLDNPDFGKIKMVEKQNMHLTVKFFGDIDNTKLNQITHCINDTKDDFKPYTGKVVGIGAFANFHNPRVIWTTLKDKEDMTTKLLKNFDMEFSNLGFKKEKSYKPHITLGRVKNIKDKKMLYEALESVKREYYGKVDVNKLVLKSSTLTPSGPIYETVEEFKL
- a CDS encoding BaiN/RdsA family NAD(P)/FAD-dependent oxidoreductase, which codes for MKTYNTAIIGAGASGILSAIYLNDPESILIEKNTTIGKKILITGGGRCNITNTSPLQEYIKKYQYTGNFYRSAFKTFFYEDIIQLLNDNGCTTKIEDKVKIFPTTDKAKTVHDTLDKILETKTPQLLNANVTDIIQNHDKTFTITINNNKKIKAHNVILATGSDAYPQTGSNGDGLRFAIKLGHSKPEIKLAGLAPINFKETWINKLAGISLDAKIDFKVGKKSLIKIEGSILFTHNGLSGNEIYDASSYVDIQLKNGKTIIAHVDFIPDISYDELLSKMQKDFDEHPNWGIKRYIHEFLPGKMTSVFLEHMQIDETTILNQITRKQRNKLCEELKNNQLTVKEIPENLALVRNSGIKQKEIDPNTCESKIVKNLYIVGELIEGSGMCGGFNLQKAYSTGVLAAESIKKQQEY
- a CDS encoding UbiX family flavin prenyltransferase — protein: MRVIVGITGASGVIYGIRLIEELNKNNIETHVIISDVACDIIEYETSYTIDYIKEISSYTYNENDLFAIINSGSFKVDATVIIPCSMKTLSAIANGYGDNAITRACDVTLKERRTLIISPRETPLRTIHLENMTNLSREGAIILPAMPGFYHKPESIEEQVDFIIGKILDILDINNNLFTKWKQ
- a CDS encoding 2-amino-3,7-dideoxy-D-threo-hept-6-ulosonate synthase, with the translated sequence MIGKQIRIERIIDRKTGKCVIAPLDHGISGGPLPGIINMPKTINSIAEGGANAVLMHKGMVQNGHRGYGSDIGLIVHLSASTDLSVDPYHKVQVTSVEKAIQLGADAVSVHVNIGSEKEPEMLETTGRIAEECDDWGMPLLAMMYPRGPKIENEHDPDVVKLSARVGAELGADIVKTNYTGDPDTFKEVVDGCPVPVIIAGGPKIETERQLFEMVHDAISVGGAGVAFGRNIFQAKDPSKITRALVEVVHNKATPDEALEMLK
- a CDS encoding L-threonylcarbamoyladenylate synthase, with the protein product MAEIIENPTDAQIDEIITQMHDGKIIVYPTDTIYGIGANIFNAQAIRKTFYVKQRSVNKPLSIIVHNRRQIDEIAYTNPKINKILKKLLPGSYTILLNKKPIINDMITAHMTTVGIRIPDNQITYKLTRDFPITTTSANITHKPTPDNIIDIQRQLKDKITTYIDTGVMADNTPSTIIDLTQQYPKIIREAKTDNNIEKILEIKLY
- a CDS encoding 3-dehydroquinate synthase II; protein product: MKFAWIRPNGTWKDRKDSITAALEAGFDEIVDFDNAETIKELGNVKIISDKEDADITLIGLDKKISIEDVNREKLKDKKVAAYVEINNKEDEKLVSKLGTVADYIILKGKNWKVIPLENIIASLQNRNSKIMVDVANYEEAKLALETMEHGSDGVLLSSNDGNEIRKLGELIEKTAQETYDLKSATVTKIESVGIGDRVCVDTCTMMNVGEGILVGSFASGLFLIHSESLENEYVASRPFRVNAGAVHAYVMTPGNKTRYLSELEAGDEVLTVNADGVASTAIVGRSKIEKRPLLMIEAEYEGMKIRTLVQNAETIRLVTDKKEPISVSKLKVGDKVLAYFSEGARHFGMAIEEQIIEK